The genomic stretch ATTGACCCCCACACTCTTCACCAGGCACACTGTGTCACCTCAGCTCACCATGTAGTAGGCGAAGACGGGCAGCAGCAGTTTAAGTTTATCAGGGTGGATGTTGATGTTGGCCTTGACCGCATTTCGTGACCAGATGGGCCGGCTCTCAAACAACtaggcacaaaaaaaagtttggtttcAGATAAGATTAAAAGTCATACCCATGTAGAATCAGAAAGGAACATTTCCTGTCATTGATCTCTTGCCAATCATTGAGTGAAAACAGTTATCTATGATGGTTTGGCTACAggagtttttgaccactagtgGTGCTATAGAGCAAGGTTTTTACATGCaagtgtcttttgtttgttcacCCGCATATGAGATGTGATACACATTCCTGCCAATCCTCTCACACTATTTCTCACTATAGGTTTCAGTATTTGCAAATGGTTTGTGAGGAAGAAAATGGATTCAGCATACGTTTGTTGGGCCTCAAGAAGACATACAGTGTATTTTGGTGAATAACACTGAAATGTAAACTGAAACTCTGAGACTTTTCACATGCCCTAAATTCTTCAAGTatgcagacataaaataaatttatatTGAGAACAGAACAGGGGGAGAAAAATGGTAGGGCTTTATTTAATGATTGccttttttatagtttattacatcaaatgtttttactataattattagaaaatgttataattaCTATTCCCCAGAAAACACtgtaatgtcattaaaatgcaCCCACCGTCTAAACCAAAAAAGATAGAATTTtaattgatataaaacagagaaaggaagcaaatcctcacaatgGGTAACCAACCAGCTGGAACCAAAACATAAATGCCATTTTTGGTATATGGCTTCTTTCCTAAATGACTCTTTACGTCATACTAGTGACCCTGGTAATCACAGGGTGTCTTGTGCTTCTAGTAACCagcgaccacacacacacctttttcaATTGTTCCTCAGCCTGCTTGTCTTTCTCCTTCACGCACACTCGAACCCAGTTGATCCTGGCTGCCTCGAGGCACTCGGTGGGCACAGTGGGATCGGCGAAGCTGACAAAAATGGCGTTGTGGGGCCGGCGAGCTCGATTCAAGCCAATAAAGTTGTTCTTGCTAATGGGCACCTGACTGCAaatggaaaaagaggagaaatattACAAATACATCCCTGATAAGCTGCATCACAGCGACATTATGGTGACATATTCCCTTACGGAGAATTTTGAAAGATGTCGGGCCGGTAGTAATAATCCACAGGACAGTCGAGGCGGGAGAAGCTGGCCGGTGGAAGAAAGAGGGGCATCGGCTGCTCGAAGAATTCTTGATTCTCTGATTTGCGGAGGATGATTTTGTCGTACAAAGAGATGTCTTTTCCACCTTCTGAATGCACAGCGAGGCACTGAAAGTCTGCCAtccctgcagaaaaacaaaacggtGATTAGAACAACCAACcttatcttttcatttctttcccatatcaatcatttttttaaatgttaaaacaatttctttatgacaaaaagaaaaaaaggcaaataatatgacaaaaacataacacaattcaagaaaatatatttgacagTAGTGGAAAGGAAACAAACTTCATGCACTATGCAGACTTTAAACCTTGGAATTTGTATGTTGTTCCTATGACTCCGAGTATCTCCATTTGGATCTCAGAGTCCTTGGGGTCCTTTTTCCGCACACGTCGCCGTACTCTGAGGGCGAGGTTGCTTGATGGGAAGCGGTTCCCGCACAGAGAGTGACAGAAAGGGTCCTGAGGTCGGAAGCGCATCTCAAGACGCCTGTTGGGGTGAGCGAAGGTCTACAGGATTCACAGGAAATGCAGACAGAAGTCAGATTAGCACAGTTTAGCTTCAgcggtgatgatgaagatgtgaCCACAGCGAAAATATTGACAGTCATTCACAAAACAGCCACTTGAGTTTTAACTTTATtcaattttcttaaaaaaaaaaaaagacctagTTACAAGCCATCCAGGCCCATTTTAACTCCTCCTTCTGGCCTCAAGATAAAAAGCAGGAAccatcttaataataataataataataataataataataataataataataatcaactgTATTTGTCTATTTTCATATGTATATTGGACTGAATGTTTGTGCCTATGTAATATAGTATGTGTTACcaatgtttagttttatttttgttatcctTGTGTTATTAACATCTGTTATTTTCAGGGTTGTTAATATTatgatggttttgttttatttttaaatattattttcatgctgAATCGTTAAATACAAATGgctttaaattcatattttactgaGGTAAAACATTTTGGACTCAAATTTTacagatttctttattttctccctaATAGAGTTGTAATCCATGTTAACCTGGGTTCCAAATACATTGTGACGTTAAAGGGGACGTGAGAAAAGAGCAAATaaagaataagtaaaaaaaatacttgtgaAGTACCTTTCATGCAAGTTATCCAGCCCAAAGTgctttgcacataaaaaaatacaaaataaaaatgtaatattaataacattaaaaccCATATTTGCATTCTGTGTTTCTGAAAGCCTGAAATGTAAGATTTTGgctaactataactataaacTCTGAGATTATAACACCTAtaacaaaatgttataaatgtatgGCACGTAGACATGTTGACAGACGTCACAGTGAGGCCTGGCCTGCTTACTTTGGACACTCCTTTTTCACCCCCGAGAGTCTCCAGCATCTTGTCCACACTGCTGACCACCGCCGGATACTCCACACACACCAGTCTGTGGTCCTGCAGCACCACGCTGGACGAGCTTCCGGGCACATCGACATCTTCAGCCTGGCCGGAGAGAGTCAGTTCTTTCAGAGTAAAGTCCAGCTTGGGCCCCTTGGTGTCCGCCATTTGGCTCTAATACATGTGATAATCACGCTGGCATAATATTAACACTGTGTTTTCAACCATAAATCAATTAAGTTGCCCGTAGCTGCTCTGCGCACTCTCGCTACGGGCTACAGCGGAGGGTGATTATGTGTCCGAGTGCAAAATAACGCCGGGCGGAAACAAAAGCGCACTCATATAGTTCCGCACTCATATAGTTCCGCATATTTAGCTGCTCCTGTGTTCATCTGTGTTATTTTCAATATAAACGAGTCGTGGAACTTAAGTAAAAATCAAGATGATCAACCTTTTCAAATCCCTTCAAGTCGAACATTCAAATGTAGACATAACGGATAATTTGTCTTAGCATTATGtccaaacaaaatcaaaatcaggaaaaaaaacagagacgcCATGAAATGAATGAGATGTACTTACTTACATACCAAGATATTCAGTTGGATTAACTTTAACATTGTATTATAAATCCATCCATTTatcttgtaaattatttttcttctattttagCCTACAAACGGTGCTTCCATTATGCAAGTATCATCTCATCGTATAATCTTCTATTTGCAATCTAttagagaaaacatttaaagtagcAGTCAAAAAATGCAATGTACATATTTGACCGCACGGTGGCGATGTAACACCAAACAAAATGTGGTCGATGGAGGAAATTCTCTAGCTGTGGGAAAAGTATCCATCAAAGTTCAACAGCTCAAGTAACTGAATCTTCTTGAATCACCTGTGGATGTATTATGTCACACTGAGGAGGGTATTTAACAGCCACTGATAGTAAGCCATATTTGTATTGCCAGAAGGAGACATTCTCTGTTTTCAGAGGGCCCTTGGTTGTGTGCTGTCCCTCCCTGAATAAATCCCTCCCAGAAACTGTCAACAGACAGTCATCTCCTCAGAGGACTTTGAAGAAACAGTTGTGTTTACCAAGTTATTTAAGATGCTGCTATATAGGCGATTAAAGTCTGGTGTGACACTGTGTTTACTTAGATTCTagtttgtcttcttctctcgTGCCTTAAGGGAGTGCAAGGCTAAACATTTACAATGTGGGCCTGTAGCCATctcatatttactttttcttttaaatcaccTTCATTGGAGTTGAAGAAttaggttttttgttttattcttattctgtttcttatttttgttctcatCATTAtgcttattttatcttattgttttttaaagaacagtttgacattttagcgaaatacttttatatttatgtcCTATGAGAGGTTCCGGTGTGGGAAATGTGCTGTTGATGTGCAAAACGACTGAAAAGTCTGCTGTGATGGTGCATTTATGTGCAGTTGTAGTGattgggagagagagaaaaatcccCTAATTTGAGGTCAGTTGGAGAATGTGATGCTGCTTTTGGGGGACTCTGATATGGTGGACGATGAGCAGCAACTTGTGAATTATCAATCTGTAGGTTACCTGGTTAAGTGAACAATAAGGTTGTCTTTTTCACATGTTCAtattaaacacagacacaggcaACAAGTGGACATTGTTGCTTAGGTGAGCAGAGattaaaattatgattttctCATCTGACAGATTTGACTCCTTTCTCAATTAGCGGCGACACATCACGTTACCTTGACAACACCAAAACGTGTTAGGTACAAAAAtgggattttattttactttttttattgcctatttaaacattttccagGCTCTTGATTTATGAGATGAGAGGTACTTgtcaaataatgtatttacttgttttttcagATCAACTTAAATAcgcaaaataaaaatgtattgttgatGCAAAAACCAGGTGTGTAATATAGCTGAAGCTTTCATTCCTAtgacttcatgtgtttttatttacaatctTAAATCCTTAATcttaatatttctgtgtaaatgtaatatgCAAGGCTGAACCCATGCACcatcctctttgtttcctttatttttttagatctgCAAGCCTCCCCTCGTGATTAAAGTCACATCGCTATGAACTGACAAACGTTCTGTGTGTTCCAATACTCATACTAGCATAATATTTAGTATGCCATGAAAAACATCTAGTATGTTCGAttgcatagtatgtcaaatgcagtacgCCAAAAATACCTGGATGTCCAACTACATCCGGTCACATCCTGCAGTtcgcaagccagcatgcttttctgacTATTCTGACCTTTCTTACCCTACTTTGTAagagcagctgcagtgtgtgataaacgtaaaaaaagaaagcagtaTCTGATTTTCGAACGCAGAAACGCAGACTTAGGCAAAGTGTGCATAAAGGGCTAAAAACTGTCATTGAGAGAGCCCTCAAGCTCTTGGTGATTTGACAGTTGGACAGCCCAGGGCCCTCAAAGACTTTGCAGGAACGCGCCTCAAAGTCTGTGAGCATGGACATTGGGCTCGGGCCTTTGACTTGTTGAAGAAGCAAAGTTTAGGTGTAATCtgtaacattaatgatggctcaTCGGATAGCTGAATAGAAAGGCGCCGCCACTAACCtcattagtaacacctgtgctatGACAAGTTAAAGACCAGATTTGTCAGCTACCCTCCACCTTTGAAGGAAGAATAGACTTGAGAAAATTGGGAAACCTTGTAGCCCTTTTCGGGTTTCCAGGAGAACTCCATACCAATTCTGAAATATATGTTGGCTATGTGTTCTTATAGTTTTATCATGGTTCCGCGTTCTGTAGTACTGGCTTCCATTTATGGAAAAGCAGCTTTGTGAACACTATCAgagcttcaataaaaacataaatggtGACGTTCAGCCTGGCCCATCATGTGTTTTGTGGGAGGGACTCAAGGCTCTGACTGACAATCTGTTGTGTGCTGTGGTGAAGTAAGGATTTTGAtgatctgtctctttctgttttttttttctttttgtctctcagggCCCTTGTCCGTCGAATGTCGGTCCAGCTCTTGGTGCTATCTCAGTCGAGGGCCTGTTCGctcctccctgctgctctgctggcGTGTTCCGGCCGTTGCAGTGTGGGGAGGCCGTGATAAGGTTATCAGACACCAGTCTCCACTGCTGGGCTAACTCTGAAAGAGCCTGCTGCCTTCAGATTTCACCCCTTCGCTCACACTCCCTCTGACTTCTCACTCAGCATATCTCCACTCCTGTCATCCCTTCTCTCAGCGTCCGGACCTCTGTCCTCTGGACCTGCAGCTGGCTGTTCCTTGGTTGGACGGGCTTTCTGTGTGTATGGCCATGTTTGAACGTGTGACGTACACTCTAGGCCACACCTACAAAGCCTTGTCACTCTCTGTAGGCAAAACGAAAGATCAGTGTCAGTGATTGCTTTCGCTGCACTCTTGTAATTAGTTCAAGCGGCTTCGATGTGAAGATCCGCATGATCACACAACTGTCACGTCGCTGCATGAGCTGTTTTATTTAGATGCAGCtctcaaaatgttaaatgttgacCCACTTCACTGGTAGAATAAGTC from Anoplopoma fimbria isolate UVic2021 breed Golden Eagle Sablefish chromosome 14, Afim_UVic_2022, whole genome shotgun sequence encodes the following:
- the gtf3c5 gene encoding general transcription factor 3C polypeptide 5, which codes for MADTKGPKLDFTLKELTLSGQAEDVDVPGSSSSVVLQDHRLVCVEYPAVVSSVDKMLETLGGEKGVSKTFAHPNRRLEMRFRPQDPFCHSLCGNRFPSSNLALRVRRRVRKKDPKDSEIQMEILGVIGTTYKFQGMADFQCLAVHSEGGKDISLYDKIILRKSENQEFFEQPMPLFLPPASFSRLDCPVDYYYRPDIFQNSPQVPISKNNFIGLNRARRPHNAIFVSFADPTVPTECLEAARINWVRVCVKEKDKQAEEQLKKLFESRPIWSRNAVKANINIHPDKLKLLLPVFAYYMVTGPWRSLWVRLGYDPRKSPDSKKYQILDFRIRCSTKHGYSLSDIPVKAKRSALNYSLPITFNKAGPQAASVMELPAQEGPGSSRDPVPITYQLKESSYIFKEGMLPPHRQMFYQLCDLDVESIKQVIDQMDDNEQTCDERDGWCVLGTTDKLRDIISAMIKTLIRAQKPSLPEFPKRRRRLGLHKKYPEGDDDEEEEEQDDENKDDEYEDEEDEFQPSEGSENEMETEILDYI